One region of Camelus bactrianus isolate YW-2024 breed Bactrian camel chromosome 22, ASM4877302v1, whole genome shotgun sequence genomic DNA includes:
- the NMRK2 gene encoding nicotinamide riboside kinase 2 encodes MKYIVGIGGVTNGGKTTLTNSLLKSLPNCCVIHQDDFFKPQDQIAVGEDGFKQWDVLESLDMEAMLSTVQAWVSSPRKFARAHGVSVQLDASDTHILILEGFLLYSYKPLVDLYSRRYFLTVPYEECKWRRSIRSYPVPDPPGLFDGHVWPMYQKYKREMEASGVEVVYLDGMKSREELFHQVLEDIQNWLLNRS; translated from the exons ATGAAGTACATCGTGGGCATCGGAGG CGTGACCAACGGCGGCAAGACCACACTGACCAACAGCCTCCTTAAGTCACTGCCCAACTGCTGCGTGATCCACCAGGATGACTTCTTCAAG CCCCAAGACCAAATAGCAGTTGGGGAGGACGGCTTCAAACAGTGGGACG TGCTGGAGTCCCTGGACATGGAGGCCATGCTGAGCACCGTGCAGGCCTGGGTGAGCAGTCCCCGGAAGTTTGCCCGCGCCCACGGGGTCAGTGTCCAGCTGGACGCCTCGGACACACACATCCTCATTCTGGAAGGCTTCCTGCTCTACAGCTACAA GCCCCTGGTGGACTTGTATAGCCGACGGTACTTCCTGACTGTCCCGTATGAAGAATGCAAGTGGAGGAGAAG TATTCGAAGCTACCCAGTCCCCGACCCCCCTGGCCTCTTCGATGGCCATGTGTGGCCTATGTACCAGAAGTATAAGCGGGAGATGGAAGCCAGTGGCGTGGAAGTAG TGTACCTGGACGGCATGAAGTCCCGCGAGGAGCTCTTCCACCAAGTCCTGGAAGACATTCAGAACTGGCTCCTGAACCGCTCCTAG